The genomic DNA gtcctccatgaacttaactagttcttttttgaaccctgttaatattttggccttcacaacatcctctggcagtgagttccacaggttgactatgaagaaatactttattttgtttgttttaaatctgctgcctgttcatttcactgggtgactCCTCAATTCTTGAGTTATGAGGAGTAAATcacacgtccttatttactttctccgcaccagtcatgattttatagacctcaattatatccccccttagccgtctctttaccaagctgaaaacagggccacccagacctggggggggcctggggtcttcggcggtgggtctcagggtggaaggaccccccactgcgggtcttcggggcacttcggcagcgggtcccgtagcggaaggacccccccgctgccggattgctgctgaagacccagagcagaagaagctccgagggcccgggccccgcaagagttttctgggggctCCGAGGGccccaggggccccgaaaaactctcatgggagcccctgcggggcctggggcaaattgccccacttgcccccgccccccccgggtggccctggctgaaaagtcccagtcttatgggactctcctcatacagaagctgttcatttttgttgcccttctctgtaccttttccaatttcaataaaCCTATTTTGAGATGGGGTGTCCCGGCCTgcccacagtattcaagatgtgggcgtaccatggatttatatagcggcaattgAGGTGTTGTCTCCCTTGGAAGACTCTAGGGTGACTGAAGAAGGGGGGACATGACATCACCCAGACACAGCCAAGCCTGTCATACAACAGTCCTGCCCAGCGGAAAATATGTGGGCcaggcaggaacagaacccacTTCTCCTGGGTTCCAGGCCAGAGCCCTAGCCCTGCGAGAACTCTGTGCTTTTCTtaactccccaccccacacccctctggTGACTGAGTGATGCAGGGGTGCTACAGCACAAGTGGCACGGAACCATGAGGTTCACGACTGGATCACAATGCACGTGcacaaggggcagagttaaggttgcccaggcagccttaatactggcatttccGAACTTCTGAGCACTCGGCTCTGCACACTGACCAGTCTGGGGATCAATGTGCAAAGGGAAGCCCTGCCCTAAAGGAGTGCTCTAGGCCAGGGCACCCCAAGCCACGGGCACTGTAGCACAGCAGACGCTTGCTTCCCAAGACCCCAGCATTGGCACGTCTCCTTGGGCGCTGGCCCCGATGGGGAAGGTGCAGGGCAGAGAGCTGCTGGACTGGCTGAGGCTGAGACGCATGTGGCCAGTGACCCTTACATCggcctgacccccaccccagcacaggcTAGGCGGGGAAGAGGTCAATTCTCCCCGCGGCCCCGCCATGTGGAGCTGGCACTCAGCACGTgcccagagaggggcagcagtTCTGTTCTGGTCGGGCTTGTTTGTTCTCCTTAAATCTTGAGGCGAACACCAGGCTAAAGCAGATGGAAAGGGCACGAGGGGCGAGGGggtggctcctccctgctgcCCAGCACCCAGCCATAGAGttcaaagccagaagggagcACCAGAGCATCccgtctgaccccctgcataacacagaccccCAGCACCCGCACACTGACCCCAACAACCGGCCTGAGAGCAAGAGATGCAGCTCTCAGGAGAGGGCTAATAGCAATGGATTATTTATTGTTCTGATCAGTAGCAATGTATTGGTTATTAATCCTGATTAATATCTATATATTTATCGGTGCTTCATTATTAGCCAGGCATCAATGTAGTGACTCATCAGTACCTTTACTGGTCGGTTATAAAAATGATGAATAGCCCTGTATTATCTATTGATCATTGATGGCCAGCTCAGAGTGTCATTGATTCGTGATAATGCTGATGAGGAGCAATGTGTCATTTGTTAATAGTTATTAACAACAATGTATCATTTATTGGTGGCTCATTATTAGCGGTTCATCAATACCGTTAACGATCAGTTCCTGTACTGGTCGCTCTGGTGGATGGTAAATGACTCCTGACTCTGGTgctctctctggggcagggcaatCCCGTCTGCCCCATGGCTTGGCCCCGGGACAGGGCAGGTGAGGCCCCCGGTGCTCTCTGTGGCAAAGCTGGCACCGACCGGACCTGTCGGCAGGGAAGGGGCGGTGGGGCACGGTGCTACAAGAGCCAGTCGTGCGGCCGGGCCTTCTCCGACCCGTCCAACCGGCAGCGGCACAAGAATATCCACACGGGCCGGTGGCCCTTTAGCTGCGGCGTCTGTGGCATCAGCGTCCGGCAGAAATCCCAGCTGTCCCACCGGCGGCAATGCCTGGCTTCCACTGCTCCTTCTGTGGCCGGCGCTTCGAGAACAAGGCGGCGCTGGATTcccactgctcccagcccctcaagCTGGGCCCAGCCGGGCAGTGTCTCCACCAGCGCGGCCGACTCAAGAAATGCTTCAGGACCTCCTCCAACCTGTGCAAACATGCCGGGATCCACACAGGCGCCGGGCCCTTCGCCTGCCCCCAGGCCTTCCGCAACGCCAGCGACCTGCTGACGCACCAGTGGCTGCACACGGGCGAGAGGTCCTACCAAtgcctgtgtaacccacacacctcctgggtgtggtgttctgtcccatctagtggcaccgagaccaatTAGAGAGAGATTAACGAGTTtcctctacagccttagctaacggccagttggcttttagctcatgcagtagagcagggctggccaacctgagcctgagaaggagccagaatgtaccgatgtacattgccaaagagccacagcaatacatcagcagcccccatcagctctcccactccccccagcgcctcccgccgaTCAGAGCCTCCGCCACCCTCCCTGcatctcctgatcagctgtttcttggtgtgcaggaggctggtgggggtggggggtagggggagggaagggctggagtgggggcagggcctgtggcagagccagggattgagcagtgagcaccccctggcccattggaaagttggtgcctgtagctccagccccagagtcggtgcctatacaaggagccgcatattaacttctgaagagccgcatgtggctccagagccacaggttggccacctctgcagtagaggctcatgcactaagctcccaggttcgatcccacctgtcgacgaccggggtctgtcggtgttaaaCCCACTCTGCCAGGAGAGTTTCAAGCACCTGCATGATGCCTGGGTTCACCACCAGCAGCACCGCCTTGGGGAGGGTGGGCTGCAGCGGGGGGACTGgcaccagggccaggcctcttcctcCTCTTGTCACGGTTCAGGCAGGGCACCGCtgccaggcactgccacagaaAGCCAGGCGCCAGGAGGAGCTGGAGTGCAGCGTCTGCGCCaagcccttctcccaggtctcagGCCTGCAGTGCCACCGTGTGATCTGCACTGGGCAGCAGCCCTTCCGCTGCCACCTGTGCAGCAAAAGCTTCTGGCACCTGGAGCAGCACCACTGTGCGCCCTGCGGGAAAGTTTTCCGTGAGTCCAGTGACCCGCTGCACCACCAGGAGGTGCACGGCTGCCCAGCTGCGCTGCCTGCAGAGCCACCAGCTGCGGCACACCCAAGCCggggcccctgcctgccccgcagACTCCCAGGGATGCCCTCCCAGGAGGCCTGAGGGACAGAATCCACAAGCCCCCCAGGGGAGGTGGTCTCTGACCCCTGGGAAAGGGAATCTGTGACCCCTGGGGGAGGTGACCTTTGACCCCTAGGGCAGCATGCCCCGGGTGGGGGTCTGGCACCCCGACTCCTaatccagggcaggtggagggtctggggcgCCCCACAGTAGCCTGGGCTCCCTGAGCAGCTCTTACCAATTCCCCGCTCTAGCTTCCGGCCTGGGCAGGGCCCCGGAGGGGGAGCATTTGGAAAAGGTCACCCCAGGTGGCCCCTGGCGGGTGCAGCAGAGAACGTAGTGACTGGCCTGTGTGcggacgccccccccccccccccgccgcaacACCACAGCCCCTCGCGAGATAAATGAGCTGTGAATTCAGTGTCTGTGCCAGTCTTCAAACGatgaggggaagggggtggttggttcaggggggcagggactggggatcaaggcctctcccctctagggggcaccggctcccatccggccccagggcagggacaggctggctcaggggggtggggactggggcaTTGGGCCTCGCCCCTCTTTGCCCACAGTCAAGATGGCTTCTCTCAGCCTGCCCCTCGTGTGGCCCACAAGGGCACCTCCAAGGGAGCCTCTCGGAATGTTTTATTTCCCTGCCCACAGTAAAGATGTTGCCTCTCCTCTGCTTCCTTTTGCCCACAGTAAAGATGGCTCCTTGCCCATCACACCCCCCCTGCCCACACTCAAGATGGCACCCCTCTCATtacatcctccctgcccacagtcaAGATGGCGCCTTTCTGACTACACCTCTCTGCCCACAATCAAGATGGCGACTCTCTGACtacacccctccctgcccacagtcAAAATGGCGTCTGTCCTAGTCCCCTCCCCTTTGCccacaggcaggatgggggtagGGGCCTGGGCCtcggcaggaagtggagctgtggggggagcgaCGGTCCCATTGGGTCTCTCTGTGTCCAATCAGGGCGCTGGGggcgggcagtggggggaggggacgacGAGGGGCGCAGCCTAGGCCCCCCTCTTCCCGTGGGGCCGGCAGCCGCGACCCCCCGCCCGGGGCGGAAGTGACGAGCCCCGGCTGCCAAAATGTCGGCGCCCAGAGGGAGCTGTAAGTACTGGGGGGGCGCCCCCCCCACCGGGGACTGGGGGAGCACAAAGAGCCAGGAGTGGGGAacccccagctctggctccagcccccctgctctaaccactggcccccactccccttccagagccagagagagaacccaggagtcctggctcccagcccccctgctctaacccctagaccccactccccttccagagctggggagagaagccaggagtcctggctcccagcccccctgtgctaacccctagaccccactccccttccagagccggggagagaacccaggagtcctggctcccagcccccctgctctaaccactagaccccactcccctcccagagccagggagaggacccaggagtcctggctcctagccctcctcccccccacccctgttctgaCCACTGgcccccacacccctgccagagcggaggagagaacccaggagtcctgtcgtGCCCCCGCCAGTCACAGGAGGTTTCTGCTGGCTGGTGGCCCGAGCGGTTATAAATAGAGGGGCAAAGCCAGGGCTTTGGAATTAATCTTCTTCCTCTGCCTGGGACGCTGAGAGCCAGGTAATGGGGATCAGGAGATTAACGAGGCCTGCGGGTTTATAATGGTCTGCGGGTAATTACCAGTCCCCTGAGCCAGGCTGTCCCCACCCCAGGGCGGGATcggggccagcgccccctagagggagTATCACTAACTCGGCTCCTGTTTACGATTTCCCAGAGGTGTCCGTGGGACCCGGCGGTGATGGAGCTCTATGGCACTGATCTGCCTGGGGGACTGGGCACCGGCTGGGCAGAGGAGCCTgggcagcccccgggccgggcgcCTGGCACCATCGAGCGCATGATCCCGTGCTCGGACCCGGAGGACGGCCCCGACGGGCTGGCGCCGACCCCACTGACGGACAACGGGGCGGGCGCCCGGGTGCCCTTCCACTGCTCCGAGTGCGACAAGAGCTTCCGGTACCGCTCGGACCTGCGGCGCCACTTCGCCCGGCACACGGAACTCAAACCCTTCCAGTGCCCGCACTGCAGCAAGAGCTTCAAGCACTCCTTCAACCTGGTCAACCACATCCGCAGCCACACCGGCGAACGCCCCTACCGCTGCACCGTCTGCCCCAAGGGCTTCCGCGACTCCACCGGCCTGCTCCACCACCAGGTGGTGCACACGGGCGAGAAACCCTACTGCTGCCACGTCTGCGAGCTCCGCTTCTCCTCCCGCAGCAGCCTGGGCCGGCACCTTAAACGCCAGCACCGCCCTCCCCCTGGAGGGGGCGCCCCCGAGCCGCCCAGCGCCACCCGCTGCCTGGAGCGCCTGTGCGGCCAGGGGCGGGCGGCCCCCTATGGCTGCGGGGCCTGCGGGCGCCACTTCCGGCTGGCGCCCGAGCTGGGGAGGCACTGGCTGGCTCACACCGACATCAAACCCTTCAAGTGCCCCGACTGCGAGCGGGACTTCaacgccccctccctgctggagcGCCACAAACTCACCCACGCCAAGGACCGgccgctgctcctgccctgccaaGGCTGCGCGGGCAAGGGGGCCCCGGGGCAGCAGGCGCCGCAGGGGCCGGGCTGCCCGGCCTGCAAGCCCCAGGACACCCGCCCCCTGGACAGCCTGTACCAGTGCGAGTGTGGCACCTTCTTTGCCAACGCCGGCGCCCTGGCCGCTCACCTGGCGGCCCACACGGGCGAGGCCTCCTTCGCCTGCGGCATCTGCGGCATGAGCTTCGGGGCCCTGTCGCCCCTGGAGGCCCACCAGCTGAGCCACGCCATGCTGCTGCCCCCGGAGGGCGCCCCTCAGCCCGTGGCGGCGGGGCCTGTGCCGCCGGCCGGCGGGGAGCTGGAGCGCCACCTGCTGCCCCGGCTGGAGCTGCGGGCTTTCCCCGCCCGGCCCGGCAAGAAGCTGTACAAGTGCACGGAATGCGAGAAGTTCTTCCGCAGCCCGCGGGACCTGGACCGGCACGTGCTGGTGCACACGGGCGAGAAACCCTACCAGTGCACCGAGTGCGGCAAGTTCTTCCGGCACGAGTGCTACCTGAAACGGCACCGGCTGCTCCACAGTGGGGAGCGCCCCTTCCAGTGCAGCGTCTGCCACAAGGGTTTCATCACCTTCAGCAACCTCTCCCGCCACCTCAAACTGCACCGTGGCATCGACTAGCTGGGCGGGGCCCCTGGCAGCCCCGGCCGGCCTGCGCGTCCTGCCTCCCACCTCTGGCTCTCCCTGCTGGCGTAGCCACGGGCCGGCGTGTTCTGCTCGGGTGCCCTCTCGGTGCTGGGCTGCGCACATAGGTTTGTAATTGCAGTGTATTGTAGGGTCACTCATGAGTGCTGGGCTGCACAgattggtttgttattgtagggtctcttggCAAGTGCCAATTTGTTATAGTAGGGTCTCTCTGCATATGCCAATTTGTTTTTGTAGGGTCACTCGAGCACTGGGCTGCACAAAtcggtttgttattgtagggtctcatTGCACGTGCCGGTTTGTTTTTGTAGGGTCTAAATTCAAATGGCAATCTATTGCTGTAGAGTTACTCATGAGCGTAAGCCAGTTTGGTTATTGCAGGATCACTCGTTAGTGCTGGGTTGTACACAATGGTTTGTTGTTCTAGGGTCTCATTGTACacgctggtttgttattgtagggtctcacTACATATGCTGGCTCGTCATTGTTCGGTCCCTCTCAAGCTTGGGGCTGCACAGAGAGTTGTTATTAGGGGCTGGTGGGACTGTGTGGGCCAGTCTGTTCTTGCGGGGTCTTTTGAAAGTGCTCAGGCAGTTGTGCGCCCTAGGCTAGTTATCAGCCCTGCCTTTGCTTCCGCGGGACAGAAGACCCAGCAGTCACGTAGACGGAATATATCTAGGGATTCTGCATTGAGACTACTGACTCCCCCAGCCTGCACCGCCCGGCATCCCCACTAGGGGTCTCTGGGCTCAGAGGGACCCTGGCACTGCCCCAGCCTGCGCTGCCCGGCATCCCCACTAGGGGTCTCTGGGCCCAGACTGAGCCTGGCACTGCCCCAGCCTGCACCGCCCGGCATCCCCACTAGGGGTCTCTAGGCCCAGAGGGACCCTGGCACTGCCCCAGCCTGCGCTGCCCAGCATCCCCACTAGGGGTCTCTGGGCCCAGAGGGACCCTGGCACTGCCCCAGCCTGCGCTGCCCGGCATCTCCACTAGGGGTCTCTGTATATCCAGGGCCATAGTGTCTCCTGGACGCTCTCCCTTCCtgcattgctctgctcagtggTTTTGCCCTGTGTGCCCCCATCTTTCCCCTGTGACCCCCCTGTCATGGACCCTCTCAtcagttcacaccagctgggggttTGGCCCCATGGactcaatggagctatggcccattgaccccagctgggggtctggcctcATTGACTCAATGGAGCTGCGGCCATTGACCCCAGCTAggggtctggccccatggactcaATGGAGCTGCtgccattgaccccagctgggggtctggccccatggactcaatggagctacggcccattgacaccagctcggggtctggccccatggacACAATGGAGCTACAACCATTGATCCCAGGTTGGGGTCTCGCCCCATGGACTCAATGGAGCTATGGTCCATTGACACCAGCTAggggtctggccccatggacacaatggagctacggcccattgaccccaggtgggggtctggccccatggactcagtggagctacggcccattgacaccagctgggggtctAGTCCCATTGACTCAATGGAGCTACGTCCGATTTATTCCAGTTTATGAATCTATCATCTGGGGAGAACAGAATATTGGAGCCACGAGGGGCATTTCAAGGCCGTGGCTGAAGGCTGCCTCAGAGACTAGGCGAGGCCTTTAACATCCAGACTCAGACCCAGTCAGAGCAGAAGGAATCTCCAGGTTCTTCCCGGCACCGCGGTCCGTGCGACCCCGACCCAGGCAGCCTGAGCTGCCACATTGTCCTCCAGCCCTTGGGGAGGCATCGGCTTGGATCCCACCGCTAACACCAAATCCTTAGTGATGGCCAAGCCCCCTTCATATGCACGCACATCCTAGTCCGCGCCGGCAACTGGAGAACCAGCAAGCCTGGGAGCttggctccagccctgcccgTCTCCTCTAAGCCTAGAGCGCAGAGGCTGGAAACAGAAACGACTCCAGGATGTGGGGGTGTCACACAggcgcccctcccccaaccttccaCGTGCCCTCTCACCCGGCTATGTCCTTGAAAAGATGTTTCTCTCCCATTGCACGCttgtgtgttattgtagggtctctcggtTGTGTGCTCCACGCCCTTCGATTATTGTAGGGTCTCTAAGAAATGCCCAAGGTCACGCTTGTTGTTATAGATTCTCTCAGGAGTGCTGGGGCTGCATACACCCCTtcgttattgtagggtctctcatgTTGCCGAGGGTCAcacttgttattgtagggtcattTGCAGACGTTGCCAGTTCAGTCCCACAGGGGAACTCCTGTGCTGCAGATGCTGGtttattattgtagggtctctcataAACACATGGTTGCCCACACTGGTTTGCAGTTGTGAGatctctgctgggcactaggctgCAGCCACTAGggcttgttattgtagggtctcctcAACGCTGGGTTGCACACAGCAGCTTGTTATTGTGAGGTCTCCCAGGAGTGCAGATCTGCGGACGCTTTGCTCAGCTGCAGAAGGGTCACGGCGCTGGttttgaggggaggggagacagatgCCGGAGCCGGAGGTGGGAAGAGAGTGAATCTCAGATTTTGGATTGCCCGGGCCTCCCCTGTCCCTTGGCTGAACGGGGAATCCCCTGCATGTGGTATCCCGCCGTGGCGCCAACTCTAGTTCCCAAGAGCCAGAGCCCCGGTTTAAAAGAatctttttttggtttaaaatagTTTAGCGtcgtttttttctctccctttgtttGTAAAAAATCCCCCAAATTCCCCCGCTGAGAAGCTCGACGCTGAAAAACCAGAAAATAAAAaacctctttctccctcctgaccaAATCCCGGCTTTTATTTTTTCCGGATGCCAAAAACTGgcggggagggtgtgggggacgGGGACAGGCCCCAAGATTGGGCAGGACTCCCTGGGACGTCTGCTGCTTGTTCTTCGGGTCAGCAAATCCAGTCAGCTCACCCCTTGTCAGATCACCCCGTTCGAAACTGATCAAAACCCATCTTCAAACCAGAGAGGCCGCTtgccccctgctgctccaggaCCTCACTCAGTTTCTGGTTAAAAACTGCCTTTGAAATGGACCCACGGCCCATTTGCTTTGGGCCTATGCTGTCCTGCAGCTTCGCTTGCTCTTCTCCCTGCCTC from Mauremys mutica isolate MM-2020 ecotype Southern chromosome 15, ASM2049712v1, whole genome shotgun sequence includes the following:
- the LOC123350092 gene encoding flt3-interacting zinc finger protein 1-like, which encodes MELYGTDLPGGLGTGWAEEPGQPPGRAPGTIERMIPCSDPEDGPDGLAPTPLTDNGAGARVPFHCSECDKSFRYRSDLRRHFARHTELKPFQCPHCSKSFKHSFNLVNHIRSHTGERPYRCTVCPKGFRDSTGLLHHQVVHTGEKPYCCHVCELRFSSRSSLGRHLKRQHRPPPGGGAPEPPSATRCLERLCGQGRAAPYGCGACGRHFRLAPELGRHWLAHTDIKPFKCPDCERDFNAPSLLERHKLTHAKDRPLLLPCQGCAGKGAPGQQAPQGPGCPACKPQDTRPLDSLYQCECGTFFANAGALAAHLAAHTGEASFACGICGMSFGALSPLEAHQLSHAMLLPPEGAPQPVAAGPVPPAGGELERHLLPRLELRAFPARPGKKLYKCTECEKFFRSPRDLDRHVLVHTGEKPYQCTECGKFFRHECYLKRHRLLHSGERPFQCSVCHKGFITFSNLSRHLKLHRGID